The DNA window CAGCAGATATTGTAGCTGCAATTTCTACAGGATGATGTCCATAATCATCTATAACCTCGAAAAAACCACCTTTATTATTAGAAACTGGAAACTTACCAATATAAGTAAATCTTCGCCCAACCCCAGTAAAAGAATCCAAAGCATTACATATATCATGATCTGAAATTCCTAGTTCAGTTGCGACTGCTATAGCAGCCAAAGCATTCTGCACATTATGCAACCCAGGCAAATTTAATCTGACTTTTAAAGGAATAAGTAATTTATCAATATATCTTCTAACTGTAAAACACATAGACATATCATTTGCTTGAATATCATAAGCATATATTTGAGCATCTGAATATATTCCATATGTAATAATAGGACGAGAAATATATGCTGCTATATCAGAGACTATTTCATTATCAGAACATAGAATTGCTTTACCATAAAAAGGCAATCTATGGACAAACTCTATAAAAGATTGTTTAAGTCTATCTATATTATGAGAATATGTATCCATATGATCTGTATCAATATTTGTAATAACTGCCATTACTGGTAACAAATTCAAAAAAGATTCATCAGACTCATCTGCTTCCACTACTATATATTCACCCTCACCCAAACCGGCATTAGAACCTATAGAATTTAATTTGCCACCTATAACAAAAGTAGGATCAAAACCACCAGAAGCTAACATACTAGCAATTAAACTAGTTGTAGTAGTCTTCCCATGTGTACCAGCTATGGCTATTCCTTTCTTAAATCTCATAAGTTCGGCTAACATGACAGCTCTAGACACAATAGGTATATGTTGACTTTTAGCTGCTATTAATTCAGAATTTGTATTTAAAATCGCTGATGATATAACAACCACTTCAGATCCACTTATATTTTTAGGATCATGTCCTATATGCACAACAGCTCCCAAGGAACTTAAATGTTTTGTAATCAAGGATTCTTTTATATCTGAACCAGTAATGTAATATCCTAGATTAAGCAGAACTTCAGCTATTCCACTCATTCCAGAACCACCTATCCCTATAAAATGTATATGTCTAATATTTTTTTTCATATATGTTATTTTTCTTAAATATCTCACAAGATTCAGCAATAATATTATTAGTATCAGGTTTATATAGCGAATATGCTTTAACAGCTCTTTCTAAGAGATCATCTCTATTAAGGTTCTTT is part of the Candidatus Kinetoplastibacterium crithidii genome and encodes:
- a CDS encoding UDP-N-acetylmuramate--L-alanine ligase, with the protein product MKKNIRHIHFIGIGGSGMSGIAEVLLNLGYYITGSDIKESLITKHLSSLGAVVHIGHDPKNISGSEVVVISSAILNTNSELIAAKSQHIPIVSRAVMLAELMRFKKGIAIAGTHGKTTTTSLIASMLASGGFDPTFVIGGKLNSIGSNAGLGEGEYIVVEADESDESFLNLLPVMAVITNIDTDHMDTYSHNIDRLKQSFIEFVHRLPFYGKAILCSDNEIVSDIAAYISRPIITYGIYSDAQIYAYDIQANDMSMCFTVRRYIDKLLIPLKVRLNLPGLHNVQNALAAIAVATELGISDHDICNALDSFTGVGRRFTYIGKFPVSNNKGGFFEVIDDYGHHPVEIAATISAARGARPNSRIILVFQPHRYTRTRDCFDDFVKVLSTVDCLLLTEVYSAGEDHLIAANGRSLAKAVKLAGKVDPIFIEKSTDLPQAIVHYVRNNDLVIIMGAGSISKVACQIGDFI